In Mycolicibacterium mucogenicum DSM 44124, the following are encoded in one genomic region:
- a CDS encoding ATP-binding cassette domain-containing protein has product MTAAGTRDKAGPLNPGEYAQAAVMAALSAATAIIAVVVPFAAGLGMLGTVPMGLLAYRYRIRVLVAATIAGSTIAFLIAGMGGLMTVVFCAYIGGLTGIVKRTGRGIATVLWASVVAGAAFGAYVIAILLLVGRLRELIFASMTSNINGIANIIGAVPGGERAADDLRTGFAAFLHYWPLPIMLSVILHILFVTLLGWWALSRVLKRLYGIPDVHKLDTVESSGLVAPVPARLRGVRFRYPGTNRDALGPVSMDINEGEHVAVTGANGSGKTTLMLTLAGRAPTAGTIDRPGAVGLGRSGGTAVVMQHPESQVLGTRVADDVVWGLPSGTTIDVERLLGEVGLSGMADRDTGGLSGGELQRLAVAAALAREPALLIADEVTSMVDQQGRDVLLSVLSDLTRHHRTSLVHITHYNDEADSADRVVRLDGASDNIEMVATAPVPIVADGSEPDGPAVLEVQGVGHQYGSGTPWESTALRDISFTVHEGEGVLIHGLNGSGKSTLAWILAGLTVPTTGSCLLDGKPVSDQVGAVAISFQAARLQLMRSRVGAEIASAAGFSKRDTVRIAEALAMVGLDPELADRRIDQLSGGQMRRVVLAGLLSRRPRALILDEPLAGLDAASQRGLVTLLAELRRTTGLTVVVISHDFAGLDELCPRILHLHRGELADQSAQAPLTAGGRS; this is encoded by the coding sequence ATGACTGCTGCCGGCACCAGAGATAAGGCCGGTCCCCTCAATCCGGGCGAGTACGCCCAGGCCGCTGTGATGGCGGCACTGAGCGCGGCCACCGCCATCATCGCCGTCGTCGTCCCGTTCGCCGCGGGGCTCGGCATGCTGGGCACGGTCCCGATGGGACTGCTGGCCTACCGCTACCGGATTCGGGTGCTGGTCGCCGCGACCATCGCCGGCAGCACCATCGCATTCCTCATCGCCGGGATGGGCGGCCTGATGACTGTGGTGTTCTGCGCCTACATCGGCGGCCTGACGGGCATTGTCAAGCGCACGGGGCGCGGCATCGCCACCGTCCTGTGGGCGTCGGTGGTCGCGGGCGCCGCATTCGGCGCGTACGTCATCGCCATCCTGCTGCTGGTGGGACGGCTGCGGGAGCTGATCTTCGCGTCGATGACCTCGAACATCAACGGCATCGCCAACATCATCGGGGCGGTGCCCGGCGGGGAGCGGGCCGCCGACGATCTGCGTACCGGGTTCGCCGCGTTCCTGCACTACTGGCCGCTGCCGATCATGCTCTCGGTGATCCTGCACATCCTGTTCGTCACCCTGCTGGGCTGGTGGGCGCTGTCGCGGGTCTTGAAGCGGCTCTACGGGATTCCCGATGTGCACAAACTCGACACCGTCGAATCCTCCGGTCTGGTGGCGCCGGTCCCGGCACGCCTGCGCGGTGTCCGATTCCGGTACCCAGGTACCAATCGAGACGCACTCGGCCCGGTGAGCATGGACATCAACGAAGGCGAGCACGTCGCCGTCACCGGCGCCAATGGATCGGGCAAGACGACACTGATGCTCACGCTTGCGGGCCGCGCGCCGACGGCGGGCACGATCGACCGGCCGGGTGCGGTCGGCCTCGGTCGATCCGGCGGCACCGCGGTCGTCATGCAGCATCCCGAGAGCCAGGTGCTCGGCACCCGCGTGGCCGACGACGTGGTCTGGGGGCTGCCGTCGGGGACGACGATCGACGTCGAACGGCTGCTGGGTGAGGTCGGTTTGAGCGGCATGGCCGACCGGGACACCGGCGGGCTGTCGGGCGGCGAGCTGCAACGCCTCGCCGTCGCCGCCGCCCTGGCGCGCGAACCGGCACTGCTGATCGCCGACGAGGTCACGAGCATGGTCGACCAACAAGGGCGCGATGTCCTGCTCTCGGTGCTGTCCGACCTGACCCGCCACCACCGCACCTCGCTGGTGCACATCACGCACTACAACGACGAAGCCGACTCGGCCGACCGGGTTGTCCGGCTGGACGGCGCCAGCGACAACATCGAGATGGTCGCGACCGCTCCGGTGCCGATCGTGGCCGACGGCAGCGAACCCGACGGCCCGGCGGTGCTCGAGGTCCAGGGTGTGGGGCACCAGTACGGCAGCGGGACGCCGTGGGAATCAACGGCTTTGCGCGATATCAGCTTCACCGTCCACGAGGGCGAGGGTGTGCTGATCCACGGGCTCAACGGCTCCGGCAAGTCCACGCTGGCCTGGATTCTGGCCGGTCTCACCGTGCCCACGACCGGCAGCTGTCTGCTCGACGGCAAACCGGTCTCGGATCAGGTTGGTGCCGTGGCGATCTCGTTCCAGGCGGCGCGGCTGCAGTTGATGCGGTCGCGCGTCGGTGCCGAAATCGCGTCGGCCGCGGGCTTCTCGAAGCGCGACACCGTCCGGATCGCCGAGGCGCTCGCGATGGTCGGGCTCGACCCCGAGCTGGCCGACCGTCGCATCGATCAGCTCAGCGGCGGCCAGATGCGCCGGGTCGTGTTGGCGGGGCTGCTGTCTCGTCGTCCGCGCGCCCTGATCCTCGACGAGCCGCTGGCCGGGCTGGACGCCGCGAGCCAGCGCGGCCTGGTGACGTTGCTCGCCGAGCTGCGCCGGACCACGGGGCTGACGGTCGTCGTCATCTCGCACGACTTCGCCGGGCTCGACGAACTCTGTCCGCGCATCCTGCATCTGCACCGCGGCGAACTCGCCGACCAGTCGGCGCAAGCACCGCTCACCGCGGGAGGACGATCATGA
- a CDS encoding energy-coupling factor transporter transmembrane component T family protein: MTAPAAQRRSMVLLRPVPGTSPIHRLWAGTKLIVVALIGVVLTIYPGWVPIGLVALLVLLTAWLAHIPRSVLPSVPRLVWVLLLLGGGTAALAGGDPFLDVGSLHLGLGGLLNFLQITVLSIVLLGLGGLVSWTTNVAEIAPAVATLGRPLKWLRIPVDEWAVTLALGLRAFPMLIDEYRVLFAARRLRPKVRPETRRERSRQRRAEIVDLLAAAITVALRRGDEMGDAITARGGVGQIVASPARPGRADAVALLMVVAMCALSLWVEAATPLATHRF, translated from the coding sequence ATGACGGCCCCAGCCGCCCAGCGCCGGTCGATGGTGCTGCTGCGTCCCGTGCCCGGCACGTCGCCCATCCATAGGCTGTGGGCCGGCACCAAACTCATCGTGGTGGCGCTGATCGGCGTCGTTCTGACGATCTATCCCGGTTGGGTGCCCATCGGGTTGGTCGCGCTGCTGGTGCTGCTGACGGCGTGGCTGGCGCACATCCCGCGCAGCGTGCTGCCGTCGGTGCCGCGCCTGGTCTGGGTGCTGCTGTTGCTCGGCGGCGGCACGGCTGCCCTCGCCGGGGGCGACCCGTTCCTCGACGTCGGTTCGCTGCATCTTGGCCTGGGCGGCCTGCTGAACTTCCTGCAGATCACCGTGCTGTCGATCGTGCTGCTGGGGCTGGGCGGCCTGGTCTCGTGGACCACCAATGTCGCCGAGATCGCGCCTGCCGTGGCGACTTTGGGCCGGCCGCTGAAGTGGCTGCGGATACCCGTCGATGAGTGGGCCGTGACATTGGCCCTGGGACTGCGCGCGTTCCCGATGCTGATCGACGAATACCGCGTGCTGTTCGCGGCCCGCAGGTTGCGGCCAAAGGTGCGGCCGGAGACTCGCCGGGAGCGCAGTCGGCAGCGTCGCGCCGAGATCGTCGACCTGCTGGCCGCCGCGATCACGGTGGCGCTGCGCCGCGGCGACGAGATGGGTGACGCCATCACCGCGCGTGGCGGGGTGGGCCAGATCGTCGCGAGTCCGGCGCGCCCGGGCCGAGCCGACGCGGTGGCGTTGCTGATGGTCGTCGCGATGTGTGCGTTGTCGCTGTGGGTTGAGGCGGCCACGCCGCTGGCCACCCACCGGTTCTAG
- a CDS encoding ABC transporter substrate-binding protein yields MKFSTRFVIALAATMAVLLVAAVILGRTQDTGKTVVTVRLWDAQVAAAYRSSFAEFTRRHPDIEVRVDVVAYASYFDSLRTDVAGGGADDIFWLSNAYLAGYADTGRLLDIGKLLGPGAADAWDRSVNQQFTRDGTLWAVPQLTDGGIAVYYNADLLAAAGIETADLDTLRWSPGADDTLRPLLSRLTLDRHGNQAGTPGFDPAQVRQWGYNAANDLQGIYLNYIGSAGGTFSDGDRFAFDNPGARTAFEYLVRLINADHVSPSAADTNGNGDFSRNQFLQGRMALFQSGTYNLAAIADQARFRWGVAMLPSGPAGRVSVTNGIAAAANSATRHPDAVRAVLQWMGSADGNAFLGAKGAAVPAVLAAQPVYFDYWKRRGVDVQPFFTVLNGPRLPAPGGAGFPAGFQSIRPFFDEMFLGRAPVASTLTAAQQAANAAAER; encoded by the coding sequence ATGAAGTTCTCCACCCGGTTCGTCATCGCCCTGGCCGCCACCATGGCGGTGCTCCTGGTGGCCGCCGTAATCCTGGGCCGGACGCAGGACACCGGGAAAACCGTTGTCACGGTGCGGCTGTGGGACGCGCAGGTCGCGGCGGCGTACCGGTCGTCCTTCGCGGAATTCACCCGCCGGCATCCGGACATCGAGGTCCGGGTCGACGTCGTCGCCTACGCGTCGTATTTCGATTCGCTGCGCACCGATGTCGCCGGCGGCGGCGCCGACGACATCTTCTGGCTGTCCAATGCCTACCTGGCCGGCTACGCGGACACCGGCCGGCTGCTCGACATCGGAAAACTGTTGGGCCCCGGCGCCGCCGACGCGTGGGACCGGTCGGTGAACCAGCAGTTCACGCGTGACGGGACCCTGTGGGCGGTACCACAACTGACCGACGGCGGCATCGCGGTGTACTACAACGCGGACCTGCTGGCAGCCGCCGGAATCGAGACCGCCGACCTGGACACGCTGCGCTGGTCCCCCGGCGCCGATGACACGCTGCGTCCGCTGCTGTCCCGGCTGACCCTGGACCGGCACGGAAACCAGGCGGGGACACCGGGATTCGACCCCGCGCAGGTCCGGCAGTGGGGCTACAACGCCGCCAACGATCTGCAGGGCATCTATCTCAACTACATCGGCTCGGCCGGCGGCACCTTCAGCGATGGTGACCGGTTCGCGTTCGACAATCCGGGGGCCCGAACAGCTTTCGAGTACTTGGTGCGGCTGATCAACGCCGACCACGTCTCCCCCTCGGCCGCCGACACCAACGGCAACGGCGACTTCTCCCGCAACCAGTTCCTGCAGGGCCGCATGGCGCTGTTCCAGTCGGGCACCTACAACCTGGCCGCCATCGCCGATCAGGCGCGCTTCCGATGGGGCGTGGCGATGCTGCCCAGCGGACCGGCAGGCCGCGTCAGCGTCACCAACGGGATTGCCGCCGCGGCCAATTCGGCCACTCGCCATCCCGATGCGGTGCGGGCAGTGCTGCAGTGGATGGGCAGCGCCGACGGAAACGCGTTCCTGGGCGCCAAAGGCGCGGCAGTGCCGGCTGTGCTGGCCGCCCAACCGGTTTACTTCGACTACTGGAAACGGCGCGGTGTCGACGTGCAGCCGTTCTTCACCGTGCTGAACGGCCCCCGTCTCCCGGCTCCCGGCGGTGCGGGCTTCCCGGCCGGATTCCAGTCCATCAGACCGTTTTTCGACGAGATGTTCCTCGGCCGCGCGCCGGTCGCATCGACCTTGACCGCCGCGCAGCAGGCGGCCAACGCCGCGGCCGAGCGCTAG
- a CDS encoding carbohydrate ABC transporter permease: MTSRNALIYAVLVLAAAITLVPFGLGLLTSFTSARQFNTESPLSLPNPPTLANYTALSDAGFGRAALVTALMTAVILLGQLAFSVTAAYAFARLEFPGRDTLFWLYLATLMVPATVTVVPLYLMMAEAGLRNTFWALVLPFMFGSPYAIFLLREYFRSIPADLIRAARIDGAGTLDVIVHVVLPASRSILVTLGLITVVSQWNSFMWPLVITSGSSWRVLTVATAGLQSQFDAQWTVVLAATTVAIVPLILLFSVLGRHIVRSIVVTGLK; this comes from the coding sequence ATGACCTCACGTAACGCGCTCATCTATGCGGTGCTGGTGCTCGCCGCCGCGATCACCTTGGTGCCGTTCGGGCTGGGCCTGCTGACGTCGTTCACCTCGGCCCGCCAGTTCAACACCGAATCGCCGTTGTCCCTGCCGAATCCACCGACGCTGGCCAACTACACCGCGTTGTCCGACGCCGGTTTCGGCCGGGCCGCACTGGTCACCGCATTGATGACGGCGGTCATCCTGTTGGGCCAGCTGGCCTTCTCGGTGACGGCGGCGTACGCCTTCGCGCGGCTCGAATTTCCGGGACGCGACACCCTGTTCTGGTTGTACCTGGCCACCCTGATGGTGCCCGCGACAGTGACGGTCGTGCCGCTGTATCTCATGATGGCCGAGGCCGGGCTGCGCAACACCTTCTGGGCTTTGGTACTGCCGTTCATGTTCGGCTCGCCTTACGCGATCTTCTTACTGCGCGAGTACTTCCGGTCCATCCCGGCCGACCTCATCCGCGCCGCCCGCATCGACGGTGCCGGCACGCTGGACGTCATCGTGCACGTAGTGCTGCCGGCCAGCCGGTCGATTCTGGTCACGCTGGGCCTGATCACCGTTGTCTCGCAATGGAACAGCTTCATGTGGCCGCTGGTGATCACCAGCGGCTCGTCGTGGCGCGTGCTGACCGTCGCCACCGCGGGCCTGCAATCCCAATTCGACGCCCAGTGGACCGTGGTGCTGGCCGCGACGACCGTCGCGATCGTGCCGCTGATCCTGCTGTTCAGCGTGCTGGGCCGGCACATCGTCCGCTCCATCGTCGTCACCGGCTTGAAATGA
- a CDS encoding carbohydrate ABC transporter permease, translating to MARRRFRETVTGYALLAPSLFGVVMFLLLPMLVVGWLSLQHWDLLGPIRFVGLDNWHTVLTDPTFGRSMAVTLGFVALVVPVQTVLGLLAAMLLARGLPGTGFFRTLYVLPWICSPLAIAVLWRWILSPTDGAVSTVLGHRIEWLTDPTLALPLVSAVTVWTNVGYVTLFFLAGILAIPNDVHDAARIDGATAWQRFRRITLPMLRPTLFFVLVTGIVSAAQVFDTVYALTGGGPEGRTDLIAHRIYAEAFGSAAVGRAAVMALILFVLLLGITLVQHIYFRRRVSYDLT from the coding sequence GTGGCACGCCGCAGGTTTCGGGAGACCGTGACCGGCTATGCGCTGCTCGCCCCCAGCCTGTTCGGCGTGGTGATGTTCCTGCTGCTCCCCATGCTGGTCGTCGGCTGGCTGAGTCTGCAGCATTGGGACCTGCTGGGGCCCATCCGATTCGTCGGGCTGGACAACTGGCACACCGTGCTGACCGATCCGACATTCGGCCGCTCGATGGCGGTGACGCTGGGTTTCGTCGCGCTGGTGGTCCCGGTCCAGACGGTGCTGGGGCTGCTTGCCGCAATGCTGCTGGCCCGCGGACTGCCCGGCACCGGGTTCTTCCGCACGCTGTATGTCCTGCCGTGGATCTGCTCGCCGCTGGCGATCGCGGTGCTGTGGCGCTGGATTCTGAGCCCGACCGACGGCGCGGTGAGCACCGTGCTCGGGCACCGCATCGAATGGCTGACGGACCCCACACTGGCGCTCCCACTCGTTTCGGCGGTGACGGTGTGGACCAACGTCGGCTACGTGACGCTGTTCTTCCTCGCCGGAATCCTGGCTATCCCCAACGACGTTCACGACGCGGCCCGCATCGACGGGGCGACGGCCTGGCAACGGTTCCGCCGCATCACCCTGCCCATGCTGCGCCCGACACTGTTCTTCGTCCTGGTGACGGGCATCGTCAGCGCGGCGCAGGTCTTCGACACCGTCTACGCGCTGACGGGCGGCGGCCCCGAGGGCCGCACCGACCTGATCGCCCACCGCATCTATGCGGAGGCATTCGGCTCGGCAGCCGTGGGCCGTGCCGCGGTCATGGCCCTGATCCTGTTCGTCCTGCTTCTTGGCATCACCCTGGTGCAGCACATCTACTTCCGCCGGCGGGTCAGCTATGACCTCACGTAA
- a CDS encoding TldD/PmbA family protein produces the protein MTALRRVDADFLALPRHLLAEAAVSAALAAGASYADLRIHRITTEHIQLRDGELESSVVNREIGLAVRVIVDGTWGFASHAELTPEVAAETARRAVQVAVALAPLNAERIELAPEPVYADVSWVSPYRIDPFEVTAADKIALLGEYSGRLLASDGVDHVSAGLQAVKEQVFYADAFGSSITQQRVRVQPTIEAVAVDAAAGAFETMRTLAPPTARGWEAVAGDEVWDWTTELAELPTLLAEKVKAPSVTAGPTDLVIDPTNLWLTIHESIGHATEYDRAIGYEAAYAGTSFATPDKLGTMQYGSPIMNVTADRTVEHGLATIGFDDEGVRAQSWDLVRDGVFVGYQLDRVFAPKLGVSRSNGCSYADSPHHVPIQRMANVSLQPGTDDLSTDDLISRVENGIYIVGDKSWSIDMQRYNFQFTGQRFFKIRDGKLDGQVRDVAYQATTTDFWGSMEAVGGESTWRLGGAFNCGKAQPGQVAAVSHGCPSALFRGINVLNTRTESGR, from the coding sequence GTGACTGCGCTGCGACGGGTTGACGCCGACTTCCTGGCCTTGCCGCGCCATTTGCTGGCCGAGGCCGCGGTGTCGGCCGCGCTGGCTGCCGGTGCGAGCTACGCCGACCTCCGGATTCACCGGATCACCACCGAACACATCCAGCTGCGTGACGGCGAACTGGAATCCTCGGTGGTCAACCGCGAGATCGGGCTGGCGGTCCGGGTGATCGTGGACGGCACCTGGGGTTTCGCCTCGCACGCCGAGCTGACGCCCGAGGTTGCGGCCGAGACCGCCCGTCGGGCCGTGCAGGTCGCCGTGGCGCTGGCGCCGCTCAATGCCGAGCGCATCGAGCTGGCTCCCGAGCCGGTCTACGCCGACGTGTCCTGGGTGTCGCCGTACCGCATCGACCCGTTCGAGGTCACCGCCGCCGACAAGATCGCGCTGCTGGGCGAGTACTCGGGCCGGTTGCTCGCATCCGACGGGGTGGACCACGTTTCGGCGGGTCTGCAGGCCGTCAAGGAGCAGGTGTTCTACGCCGACGCGTTCGGTTCGTCGATCACCCAACAGCGGGTGCGGGTGCAACCGACGATCGAGGCCGTCGCGGTCGATGCCGCGGCCGGTGCGTTCGAAACGATGCGTACGCTGGCGCCGCCGACGGCCCGCGGCTGGGAGGCCGTCGCCGGTGACGAGGTCTGGGACTGGACAACCGAATTGGCGGAGCTGCCGACGCTGTTGGCCGAGAAGGTCAAGGCGCCCAGCGTGACGGCCGGTCCCACCGATCTGGTGATCGACCCGACCAACCTGTGGCTGACCATCCACGAATCCATCGGCCACGCCACCGAATACGACCGGGCCATCGGCTACGAAGCGGCCTACGCCGGCACGTCGTTCGCCACCCCGGACAAGCTGGGGACCATGCAATACGGGTCGCCGATCATGAACGTCACCGCGGACCGCACCGTCGAACACGGCCTGGCGACCATCGGATTCGACGACGAAGGCGTCCGCGCGCAGAGCTGGGACCTGGTGCGCGACGGTGTCTTCGTCGGCTATCAGCTGGACCGCGTGTTCGCGCCGAAGCTCGGGGTCAGCCGGTCCAACGGCTGCTCGTACGCGGATTCACCGCACCACGTGCCGATCCAGCGGATGGCCAACGTCTCGCTGCAGCCGGGTACCGACGATCTCAGCACCGACGATCTGATCAGCCGGGTCGAGAACGGCATCTACATCGTCGGCGACAAATCGTGGTCAATCGACATGCAGCGGTACAACTTCCAGTTCACGGGGCAGCGGTTCTTCAAGATCCGTGACGGCAAGCTGGACGGCCAGGTGCGTGACGTCGCCTATCAGGCCACCACCACCGACTTCTGGGGATCGATGGAAGCCGTTGGCGGAGAGTCGACCTGGCGTCTCGGCGGCGCGTTCAACTGCGGCAAGGCGCAGCCCGGGCAGGTGGCCGCCGTCAGCCACGGCTGCCCGTCCGCGCTCTTCCGCGGAATCAATGTGCTCAACACGCGAACTGAATCGGGGCGTTGA
- a CDS encoding metallopeptidase TldD-related protein: MITAPQVVDLVLAEAARRGRADETIVLVTDRSTASLRWARNTMTTNGESVSRETTVISIVRQGDKARVGAVKSSEVDPSTIAGLVAASQDAAQAAPEARDSAPPLTGVETSDDWDTPSPLTGASVFGNVATRLVDGFHRSDALYGFARHELDTTYLATSGGIRRRFTQPTGSVEINAKRDGASAWAGVSTADFVDVPVDSMLDDLCLRLGWASRTVELPAGRYETLMPPSTVADMMIYLGWSMDGRGAQEGRTALAAPGGSRVGEKLTDLGLTLYSDPVAPGLDCLPFVATSSSSERVSVFDNGLDIGRVDWIRDGVVNALAYPRSAAAEFDAPVAVPADNLLMTGGSVSLSDMIAGTERGLLLTTLWYMREVDPTVLLLTGLTRDGVYLIEDGEVTAAVNNFRFNESPLDLLRRATEAGVSETTLPREWGDWATRAQMPSLRIPDFHMSSVSQAQ; the protein is encoded by the coding sequence ATGATCACTGCACCGCAGGTTGTCGACCTGGTGCTGGCCGAGGCCGCCCGCCGGGGTCGGGCCGACGAGACCATCGTCCTGGTGACCGACAGGTCCACCGCGTCGCTGCGCTGGGCCCGCAACACCATGACCACCAACGGCGAGTCGGTGAGCCGCGAGACCACCGTCATTTCGATTGTCCGCCAAGGGGATAAGGCCCGGGTCGGCGCGGTGAAGTCCAGTGAGGTCGATCCGTCGACCATCGCCGGTCTGGTGGCGGCATCGCAGGATGCCGCACAGGCCGCGCCCGAGGCCCGCGACAGCGCGCCCCCGCTGACCGGCGTGGAGACGTCCGACGACTGGGATACGCCGTCGCCGTTGACCGGCGCCTCGGTGTTCGGCAACGTGGCGACTCGCCTCGTCGACGGCTTCCACCGCAGCGACGCGCTGTACGGGTTCGCGCGGCACGAACTCGACACCACGTACCTGGCCACCTCGGGTGGCATCCGGCGGCGGTTCACCCAACCGACCGGCTCGGTGGAGATCAACGCCAAACGCGATGGCGCCAGCGCCTGGGCGGGCGTCAGCACCGCCGACTTCGTTGATGTGCCAGTCGATTCCATGCTCGACGACCTGTGCCTGCGTCTCGGCTGGGCCTCGCGGACCGTCGAGCTGCCCGCCGGCCGGTACGAGACGCTGATGCCGCCGTCGACCGTCGCGGACATGATGATCTACCTCGGCTGGAGCATGGACGGCCGCGGCGCACAGGAGGGCCGCACCGCGCTGGCGGCGCCGGGCGGCTCCCGGGTGGGGGAGAAGCTCACCGACCTCGGGCTGACCCTGTACTCGGATCCCGTTGCGCCCGGGCTGGATTGCCTGCCGTTCGTGGCGACGTCGAGTTCGTCGGAGCGGGTGTCGGTGTTCGACAACGGACTGGACATCGGGCGCGTCGACTGGATTCGCGACGGTGTCGTGAACGCACTGGCGTATCCGCGTTCGGCCGCAGCGGAATTCGACGCGCCCGTGGCGGTGCCGGCAGACAACCTCCTGATGACCGGCGGCTCGGTGAGTTTGTCCGACATGATCGCCGGCACCGAACGCGGCCTGCTGCTGACGACGCTGTGGTACATGCGTGAGGTCGATCCGACGGTGCTGCTGCTGACCGGTCTGACGCGCGACGGCGTCTACCTCATCGAGGACGGGGAAGTGACGGCCGCGGTCAACAACTTCCGGTTCAACGAGAGTCCGCTGGACCTGCTGCGGCGCGCCACCGAGGCCGGCGTCAGCGAGACCACGCTGCCTCGCGAGTGGGGTGACTGGGCCACCCGGGCGCAGATGCCGTCATTGCGCATTCCGGACTTCCACATGTCGTCGGTCAGTCAGGCGCAATAA
- a CDS encoding threonine aldolase family protein, giving the protein MSSTVSAAFASDNAAGAHPQVIEAIVAANQGPVSSYGTDPSTERAAQALKATFEAPDADVLFALTGTAANIIALASAVRPWQEILCSDIAHSLLDEAGGPVRIAAAQLTPLPSDDGLISPQELDRHIARRGEVHHSQPRIVTITQSTENGRVWSPAALTEFIDYAHQHDLLVHVDGSRIANAIAALGISPKEAIGDADIVTVGGTKNGMLFGDAVLIRRPEHFEGIRFVQKQIGHLASKHRFISAQFEAMLHDDLWLQTAAHANRMAATLSAGFAEAGLQLAAPTEANEVFVILDAATTARVRERFAVHAPDPLRPIVRFVCSWATTDEDVAMALKVIAPD; this is encoded by the coding sequence ATGAGTTCGACCGTCTCGGCCGCATTCGCCTCCGACAACGCTGCTGGTGCTCACCCGCAGGTGATCGAGGCCATCGTCGCCGCCAACCAGGGCCCAGTGAGCTCGTACGGCACCGATCCCAGCACCGAACGCGCAGCGCAGGCGCTCAAAGCGACCTTCGAGGCCCCCGACGCCGACGTGCTGTTCGCGCTGACCGGCACCGCGGCCAACATCATCGCGCTGGCTTCGGCAGTGCGGCCCTGGCAGGAAATTCTGTGCAGCGATATTGCGCACTCACTGCTCGACGAAGCGGGTGGGCCGGTGCGAATCGCCGCGGCACAACTGACACCGCTACCCAGTGATGACGGCCTGATCTCACCGCAGGAGCTGGATCGGCACATCGCCCGCCGCGGCGAGGTGCACCACTCCCAGCCGCGCATCGTCACCATCACCCAGTCGACCGAGAACGGGCGCGTCTGGTCGCCCGCAGCGCTGACGGAGTTCATCGACTACGCCCACCAACACGACCTGCTGGTGCACGTGGACGGCTCCCGCATCGCCAACGCCATTGCCGCCCTTGGCATCAGCCCAAAGGAGGCCATCGGCGACGCCGACATCGTCACCGTCGGCGGCACCAAGAACGGCATGCTGTTCGGTGACGCGGTACTGATCCGCCGACCCGAACATTTCGAGGGAATTCGCTTCGTGCAGAAGCAGATCGGCCACCTTGCCAGCAAGCACCGCTTCATCTCGGCTCAGTTCGAGGCCATGCTGCACGACGATCTCTGGTTACAGACCGCAGCCCACGCCAACCGCATGGCGGCGACTTTGAGCGCCGGGTTCGCGGAGGCGGGGCTGCAACTGGCCGCGCCGACCGAGGCCAACGAGGTGTTCGTCATCCTCGACGCCGCGACCACAGCGCGCGTCAGGGAACGGTTCGCCGTCCACGCTCCCGACCCACTGCGACCGATCGTCCGGTTCGTCTGCTCGTGGGCCACCACCGACGAGGACGTCGCCATGGCGCTGAAAGTTATTGCGCCTGACTGA
- a CDS encoding carboxymuconolactone decarboxylase family protein, producing the protein MAAIIRSVEELLTSLIALSPPAERRLNAAMRQTCAETLGLAPLPYEEVFGPVSDVEPLVAEFAEQFSTDVSVISVAQREQLTAALGANSFRIVALMYIADFVPRVRAGFAALGLPPIADPDGWDHSTDPVDLLLNRFASSVGARRELDPVMTEVVRLRGAAAHNCRLCKSLREGTALDAGGNESLYSEIELYESSTLLDDRQKAALRYVDALVWTPSRIPTDVAAGVRSHFSDAEAIEITLDVMRNGINKIAVALGGDAPRVSEGTERYLLGADGQPVFS; encoded by the coding sequence ATCGCGGCAATAATCCGGAGTGTGGAGGAGCTACTGACGTCCCTGATCGCATTGTCGCCGCCCGCCGAACGGCGGCTCAATGCGGCGATGCGGCAGACGTGTGCCGAGACCCTGGGCCTTGCGCCGTTGCCCTATGAAGAGGTGTTCGGGCCCGTGTCCGACGTCGAGCCGCTGGTGGCCGAGTTCGCCGAGCAGTTCAGCACCGACGTGTCGGTGATCTCGGTGGCTCAGCGTGAACAGCTCACTGCGGCGCTGGGCGCCAACAGTTTTCGCATCGTGGCGTTGATGTACATCGCGGACTTCGTGCCGCGGGTGCGGGCCGGATTCGCGGCACTTGGGCTGCCGCCGATCGCCGATCCCGACGGCTGGGACCACTCCACTGACCCGGTGGACCTGCTGTTGAACCGCTTCGCAAGTTCGGTAGGGGCGCGACGTGAGCTCGATCCGGTGATGACCGAGGTCGTGCGGCTGCGCGGCGCGGCCGCGCACAACTGCCGGCTGTGCAAGTCGCTGCGTGAGGGCACGGCGCTGGATGCCGGCGGCAATGAATCGCTGTACTCGGAGATCGAACTGTACGAGTCGTCGACGCTGCTCGACGACAGGCAGAAGGCCGCGTTGCGCTACGTCGACGCCCTGGTGTGGACGCCGTCGCGGATACCGACCGACGTCGCGGCGGGGGTTCGGTCGCACTTCTCGGACGCCGAGGCCATCGAGATCACCCTCGACGTGATGCGCAACGGCATCAACAAGATTGCCGTCGCTTTGGGTGGTGACGCGCCGCGGGTCAGCGAGGGCACCGAGCGCTATCTGCTCGGAGCCGACGGGCAGCCGGTGTTCTCTTAG